The Vibrio navarrensis genome has a segment encoding these proteins:
- a CDS encoding DUF2607 family protein, with amino-acid sequence MNFFALQLLYCNTLSLVAVNMPGWIRLRHFRFHYTAYLAVVLTLFLSFASLAHQLDFNPEHHLQHHCEQFANASHGLGASLPHHTAATAPTLCPVFIWQSETRAESFSAYLARSPPYLTYC; translated from the coding sequence GTGAACTTTTTTGCGCTACAGCTGTTATATTGTAACACCTTGTCACTGGTCGCCGTAAACATGCCGGGTTGGATACGTCTTCGTCATTTCAGATTCCACTACACTGCCTACTTGGCGGTGGTGTTGACGCTATTTCTCAGCTTCGCCAGTCTTGCGCATCAATTGGACTTCAACCCCGAACACCACCTGCAACACCATTGCGAGCAGTTTGCCAACGCCAGCCACGGCCTTGGCGCAAGCCTGCCTCACCACACAGCAGCAACCGCTCCGACACTTTGCCCTGTTTTCATCTGGCAAAGCGAGACCCGCGCTGAAAGCTTTTCGGCTTACCTCGCGCGTTCACCGCCTTATTTGACCTATTGTTAA
- a CDS encoding gamma-glutamylcyclotransferase family protein — MQHLVFVYGTLRKGEANHHYLAQSQCLGSCQSGLDYKLYDLGEYPAVSDGNTAISGEVYLIDDHTLQALDRLEDVPVEYRRETIETPFGTAWIYLYQDSSKLVNEIASGDWCQRV; from the coding sequence ATGCAGCATTTGGTTTTTGTTTATGGAACCCTTCGCAAAGGGGAAGCAAACCATCACTATCTAGCGCAAAGTCAGTGTTTGGGCAGTTGTCAAAGCGGGCTGGATTACAAGTTGTATGACCTGGGGGAGTATCCGGCGGTGAGTGATGGCAACACGGCCATCAGTGGTGAAGTGTATCTGATTGACGATCACACCTTGCAAGCGCTCGATAGGCTGGAAGACGTGCCCGTGGAGTATCGTCGAGAAACCATTGAAACGCCGTTTGGCACCGCATGGATTTATCTCTATCAAGACAGCAGTAAGCTGGTCAATGAGATCGCATCCGGCGACTGGTGCCAGCGGGTTTAA
- the zrgA gene encoding zinc uptake protein ZrgA — translation MLRKTSLAVLVGLSFSSLATAEEGFRQHDAHVHGQVEFNVAQDGHDLLIEITAPGADVVGFEHAPENAEQEQRLQKSIALLQQAEQIVTLNAKAKCQIEKVDVAHTLAGDEHHHDHHDADEHEHEHEHEHHESDKHDHDKHEHEKHHDDHDHDSHGAFTVQYQYHCDNLAELSTLDTQWFSHFTATQSITANVLTDKKQSATQLSAENARISLK, via the coding sequence ATGTTACGCAAAACTTCATTGGCCGTTTTGGTTGGCCTTTCTTTCTCCTCTCTCGCAACGGCTGAAGAAGGATTTCGCCAACACGATGCCCATGTTCATGGCCAAGTGGAATTTAACGTTGCTCAAGATGGTCACGATCTGTTGATTGAGATCACCGCGCCCGGCGCCGATGTGGTCGGCTTTGAGCACGCACCTGAAAACGCAGAACAAGAGCAACGCTTGCAAAAGAGCATCGCCTTACTGCAACAAGCTGAGCAGATCGTTACCCTCAATGCCAAGGCCAAATGCCAGATTGAGAAGGTCGACGTTGCCCATACGTTAGCGGGTGACGAGCATCATCATGATCACCACGATGCCGATGAACATGAACATGAACATGAACATGAACACCATGAGAGTGACAAACACGATCATGACAAACATGAGCATGAAAAACATCATGATGACCACGACCACGACAGTCATGGCGCGTTTACCGTTCAATATCAATACCATTGTGACAATCTGGCCGAACTGAGTACGCTAGATACCCAGTGGTTCAGCCATTTTACCGCGACCCAATCCATCACCGCGAATGTGCTTACCGATAAAAAGCAGAGTGCCACGCAACTATCGGCTGAAAATGCACGAATCTCTTTGAAATAA
- a CDS encoding ABC transporter permease: protein MSAIFNLAWKSLRNRKATAALTVMTVAISVLLLMGVERIRTQAKESFANTISGTDLIVGGRSGQVNLLLYSVFRIGNATNNIDWKSYQEFANHRSVEWAIPISLGDSHQGFRVLGTNHSYFEHYKYGSKQPLTFSQGKAFNGLFETVLGYDVAKKLGYRLGSEIVIAHGISDVGFSRHDNLPFKVVGILAPTGTPVDKTVHVSLEAIEAIHVGWESGARMGPTPDATQLTHRDFQPKQITAMLIGLKSRIQTFALQRQINTYPQEPLSAIMPGVALHELWGMMSVAEQALLAVSVFVVVAGLLGMLSSLLTSLQERRREMAILRAMGARPRHVFTLLISEASLLTFVGIVTGVAGVYALIAVAHPLIQQQYGINIAMTAISAHEWLLLACVQGAGILIGFIPAFRAYKQSLSDGMTIRI, encoded by the coding sequence ATGAGTGCCATCTTCAATCTCGCTTGGAAAAGTTTACGTAACCGTAAAGCCACCGCCGCACTGACGGTCATGACGGTCGCCATTTCAGTGCTGCTGCTGATGGGCGTGGAGCGAATTCGCACCCAAGCCAAAGAGAGCTTTGCCAATACCATTTCCGGCACCGATCTGATAGTCGGAGGCCGCTCTGGCCAAGTGAACTTGCTGCTTTACTCAGTATTTCGTATTGGCAATGCCACCAACAATATCGACTGGAAGAGCTACCAAGAGTTTGCCAATCATCGCTCGGTTGAATGGGCGATTCCCATCTCACTCGGAGATTCGCACCAAGGTTTTCGAGTACTGGGCACCAACCACAGCTACTTTGAACACTACAAGTACGGAAGTAAGCAACCACTTACCTTCTCGCAAGGTAAAGCGTTCAACGGCTTATTTGAAACCGTGCTTGGCTACGATGTGGCGAAAAAACTCGGCTACCGGCTAGGCAGTGAGATAGTCATCGCGCACGGGATCAGCGATGTCGGCTTCAGTCGCCATGACAACTTGCCCTTCAAAGTGGTCGGCATTTTGGCACCGACAGGCACGCCAGTAGACAAAACCGTGCACGTCTCTCTTGAGGCGATTGAAGCGATTCACGTCGGCTGGGAATCTGGCGCGCGCATGGGCCCAACTCCCGATGCAACGCAACTGACACACAGAGACTTCCAGCCCAAGCAGATCACCGCGATGCTGATTGGCCTCAAATCGCGTATTCAAACATTCGCCCTACAAAGGCAGATCAACACCTACCCGCAAGAGCCGCTTAGCGCCATAATGCCGGGTGTCGCTTTGCATGAACTGTGGGGGATGATGTCGGTTGCCGAGCAAGCGCTGCTGGCGGTGTCGGTGTTTGTGGTCGTCGCGGGTCTTTTGGGCATGCTCAGTAGCCTACTCACCAGCTTACAAGAACGGCGGCGTGAAATGGCGATCCTCAGAGCGATGGGCGCGCGCCCACGGCATGTGTTTACCCTGCTTATAAGTGAAGCGAGCCTGCTCACTTTTGTCGGGATTGTAACCGGAGTAGCCGGGGTGTACGCGCTGATCGCAGTGGCTCACCCGCTGATTCAGCAACAATACGGAATCAATATTGCAATGACGGCCATCTCGGCACATGAGTGGCTGCTCCTTGCTTGTGTCCAGGGGGCAGGAATCCTCATCGGCTTTATTCCTGCTTTCCGGGCTTACAAACAATCTCTCAGTGATGGAATGACCATAAGGATTTAA
- a CDS encoding ABC transporter ATP-binding protein, whose protein sequence is MVNTPSEVVWLNQATFTWKDAQQPILHIPELRILRGEHVFIKGPSGCGKSTLLSLMTGINALQSGQLRILGTDLGSLSPSARDKFRADHIGYIFQQFNLLPYLNVVENVLLPCQFSKLRAGQIGGQAHEQAIQLLTRLHLPPALHNKPVSELSIGQQQRVAAARALIGAPELVIADEPTSALDYDNRSAFIELLMEQANSVNATLIFVSHDPSLEALFNRTIDLRELNQAGVIA, encoded by the coding sequence ATGGTAAATACTCCGTCTGAAGTGGTTTGGCTCAATCAGGCCACGTTTACATGGAAAGATGCGCAGCAGCCGATCTTACACATTCCGGAGCTGCGTATTTTGCGTGGTGAACACGTTTTTATAAAAGGACCCAGCGGTTGTGGCAAATCGACGTTGCTCAGTTTAATGACCGGCATTAACGCGCTGCAATCTGGGCAACTGCGTATTCTCGGTACCGATCTCGGCAGCTTGTCGCCCAGTGCGCGAGACAAGTTTCGCGCCGACCACATCGGCTATATTTTCCAGCAGTTCAACCTGTTGCCCTACCTCAATGTGGTGGAAAACGTACTGCTGCCTTGTCAGTTTTCCAAGCTGCGCGCGGGACAAATTGGCGGTCAGGCACACGAGCAGGCAATACAGCTGTTAACGCGTCTACATCTGCCGCCCGCGCTGCACAACAAACCCGTCAGCGAACTGAGTATCGGCCAGCAACAGCGCGTAGCGGCGGCGCGCGCGCTGATCGGCGCGCCAGAGTTAGTCATTGCAGATGAGCCCACTTCCGCGCTCGATTACGACAACCGCAGCGCCTTTATCGAACTGCTGATGGAGCAAGCCAACTCGGTCAACGCCACCCTGATTTTCGTCAGCCACGATCCGAGTTTGGAAGCGCTGTTTAACCGCACTATCGACTTACGTGAATTGAACCAAGCAGGAGTTATCGCATGA
- a CDS encoding autotransporter assembly complex protein TamA, whose translation MIRKVIPAFIGMIFASQTLASSEVDLILEGVSGALKENIEAHLSSIPAEDYAISLRFQSRLDNIINEALKALGYYHASVEYQISPDKDELTAIISPGEVMKLAEVEVRFTGEAASDDSFATLLENSPLKKGAALNHGDYDALKSSIRNLALQRGYFKGDFTAARLEVSPDLNQAFVRLHYDSGIRYQFGETQIEGSQIEETKVRSLQPYKSGEPYLVAKVGEFNQNLSNTDWFSSVLVEPDISALDDSRDLPMKVSLTPQKKNQLETGIGYATDVELRGTLKWKKPWLNEQGHSFDSSLSLSKPEQTITAGYQIPLEDVLHDYYRVQYAMKNVDSRDTKSLQSNLAVERHWLLDNRWHRTVFIRYLIENYEQGLQDDVAQFVLPGISFSRSRTRGGGMPMWGDKQSITLEFGDDSFVSETRVVRLQGRTSWIRSLGENHRGIARLEGGANLTEEFDRLSPSLRFFAGGDNNLRGYAYESISPRDDSNALTGAKYIATSTLEYQYRLYGNWWAAAFFDYGDAFNDAPEWKRGAGVGIRWGSPVGPIRLDFAWGLDATPGEEFRIHFTLGPEL comes from the coding sequence ATGATAAGAAAAGTTATTCCAGCCTTTATCGGCATGATCTTCGCCAGTCAAACCCTTGCGTCCAGCGAGGTGGATTTGATTTTGGAAGGCGTCAGCGGTGCCTTAAAAGAGAATATTGAAGCTCACTTGTCCTCAATTCCTGCCGAAGATTACGCCATTTCCCTGCGTTTTCAATCGCGGCTTGATAACATTATTAATGAAGCACTCAAGGCGTTAGGTTACTACCACGCTTCAGTGGAATATCAAATATCCCCAGACAAAGATGAGTTGACAGCGATCATCTCGCCCGGCGAAGTGATGAAGCTGGCCGAGGTGGAGGTGCGTTTTACCGGTGAAGCAGCCAGTGATGACAGTTTTGCCACGCTTTTAGAAAACTCACCACTTAAGAAGGGAGCGGCGCTCAATCATGGTGATTACGACGCGCTCAAATCCTCGATTCGCAATCTCGCCCTGCAACGAGGCTATTTCAAAGGCGATTTTACCGCAGCGCGTTTGGAAGTGTCGCCCGATCTCAATCAAGCCTTCGTGCGTTTACACTACGACAGCGGCATCCGCTACCAATTTGGTGAAACGCAAATAGAGGGCAGCCAGATTGAAGAGACCAAAGTGCGCTCCTTACAACCGTATAAAAGCGGCGAGCCTTATCTGGTGGCCAAAGTGGGGGAGTTTAACCAAAACCTCTCAAACACCGACTGGTTCTCCTCGGTACTGGTTGAGCCCGATATCAGTGCGCTGGATGATAGCCGCGATCTGCCGATGAAAGTCTCTTTGACGCCACAGAAAAAAAATCAGCTGGAGACGGGGATTGGCTACGCCACCGACGTTGAACTGCGCGGTACGCTCAAATGGAAAAAACCGTGGCTCAATGAGCAAGGTCACAGTTTCGACAGCAGTTTATCGCTTTCTAAACCGGAGCAGACCATCACGGCGGGCTACCAGATCCCGCTGGAAGATGTGTTGCATGACTACTACCGAGTTCAATACGCGATGAAAAATGTCGACAGCCGCGATACCAAAAGTTTGCAGTCCAACCTCGCGGTTGAACGCCACTGGTTGTTGGACAACCGTTGGCACCGCACCGTGTTTATACGCTATTTGATTGAGAACTATGAACAAGGTTTGCAAGATGATGTGGCACAGTTTGTTTTGCCGGGCATCTCTTTTTCTCGCAGCCGGACTCGTGGCGGCGGTATGCCGATGTGGGGGGATAAACAGAGCATTACTTTGGAGTTCGGGGATGACTCTTTTGTCTCCGAAACGCGCGTCGTACGTTTGCAAGGCCGTACATCGTGGATCCGCAGCTTGGGTGAAAATCACCGTGGCATTGCTCGTTTGGAAGGGGGCGCGAACCTCACCGAGGAGTTTGATCGTCTATCGCCATCACTGCGTTTTTTCGCGGGCGGTGACAATAATTTGCGCGGCTACGCTTACGAGTCCATTTCCCCCCGAGACGACAGCAACGCACTGACCGGGGCAAAGTACATTGCCACCAGTACGCTGGAGTACCAATATCGTCTTTATGGTAATTGGTGGGCAGCGGCCTTTTTCGACTATGGCGACGCGTTCAATGACGCGCCAGAGTGGAAACGTGGCGCTGGCGTGGGCATTCGTTGGGGCTCGCCAGTCGGGCCTATTCGCTTGGACTTTGCTTGGGGGTTGGATGCCACACCCGGAGAGGAGTTTCGTATCCATTTCACCTTGGGGCCTGAGCTATGA
- a CDS encoding DUF1107 family protein: MLREFAVYRPRQVARFVKTQFKGDFFIQGIGEFHFDQGKVQLPDLSNPQKLAVFREVNAEIAALSLVA; the protein is encoded by the coding sequence ATGTTGCGCGAGTTTGCTGTTTATCGACCACGCCAAGTGGCTCGATTCGTTAAGACCCAATTTAAAGGGGACTTTTTCATTCAAGGGATCGGCGAGTTTCATTTTGACCAAGGCAAGGTGCAGTTGCCCGATCTGAGTAATCCGCAAAAATTGGCGGTGTTTCGCGAAGTGAACGCGGAAATCGCTGCGCTCTCTTTGGTGGCGTAA
- a CDS encoding autotransporter assembly complex protein TamB, whose protein sequence is MIKRMFRWSKWCSAALVVLLLLVSLLVGLALFTNLGLNSLVSLAEKAMPQLSVGKAEGALLPKFTLREVRFQDDALHLETSVDELGLAIDMVCFWQGQLCVDELKLHGLALSLPELAPSQEEAEPESTPLTSIRTPLPIAVRSLELSDIKLDILGNQIDWRAFRSGLFMRGDHLTITPTRFNDVNVTLAESAPSSVNPPSMEPKQDIVLPEVWFPLTIELQRFDLNRFTLHQATPVEIVHLALELKAAQHQVQVSTLELEMPQVSALLSAQTELRGDYPLELTLKAELKESELKGQVINLSASQSVADLAVQSDLSGPVQAQIEAELQPLKAQLPFKVDLQQLKSQWPLSGQSEYQVKVASLRANGSLDGYQLALQTHFEGEAIPPLDVDLSGEGSLQHIKLDKLILATLGGQVSGQVRADWRDMVSWQADLALQDIQPGQQWPQAQGHISGKLSTSGSLTEQGGWQVALPLLDIDGVLRDYPLNIEGDLRIADRQGNGDLNVDTAGLTLSHGPNGLTAKGKLDKHWLMDVQVNFPDLSKTLPDLAGRVQGDIALRGELQQPDVRLALLAQALKWQQEASIEQLSLRGTLTPLPTAQADLRLQARALRYEENQLDSVDLSLTGSEQQHQLTIDVLSTLFSTSLAIDGQLSRDKERVWSGALQRMQATSEQGTWTLANAAKLAANLDKQQFDVAAHCWQQQQSSVCLSHDIRVGEQGEAEIAISQFDFAQIGMFLPKESKLRGQLDATLWANWAAKRAPHVKVALTMPAGELEQSLDETLTLGWDSLMLNAELQDDALRADWQLNIRDNGDVSGQLKVDNVQAKEPQLDGTLALGQFNLDFLAPLIGEYSSVQALISSQLAIRGSAYHPQVFGQVLVEEIRVHGDISPVDVQQGRVQVQFNGYDAALNAGIVTPDGELKVDGTANWQDLANWHSQMRVFADELQVTMPPMVNIKLVPDMTIEVNPGLAKISGDLALPWGRIVVEELPPSAVSISKDQVLLNDELQPVESSTPMPMNIETDINIRIGDDFKLAAFGLEGGLQGRLNVTQKDKGPFILGEVNIVNGTYRSFGQDLQIQEGKVLMNGPVDQPYVAIKAIRNPNNTQDNVIAGVKVTGPASEPIITIFSEPALPQANALSYLLRGQNIDAESGGGNAMTTALIGLSLAKSGKVVGEIGAAFGVQDLQLDTTGAGDESQVTVSGYIMPGLQVKYGVGIFKPLGEFTVRYRLMKDLYLEGVSGVESAVDLIYQFEFD, encoded by the coding sequence ATGATCAAACGAATGTTTCGTTGGAGCAAATGGTGCTCTGCCGCGCTCGTTGTGTTGCTTTTGTTGGTGTCACTACTGGTTGGGCTTGCACTTTTTACCAATCTTGGCCTAAACAGCTTGGTTTCATTGGCAGAAAAAGCCATGCCGCAGCTCAGTGTGGGCAAGGCCGAAGGGGCACTTTTGCCCAAGTTCACTTTGCGTGAGGTGCGTTTTCAAGACGATGCTCTTCACCTTGAGACGTCGGTCGACGAGCTGGGTTTGGCGATCGATATGGTCTGTTTTTGGCAAGGGCAACTCTGCGTTGATGAACTGAAATTGCACGGTTTGGCGTTAAGTTTGCCCGAGCTTGCGCCCTCACAAGAAGAAGCAGAACCAGAGAGCACGCCGCTGACCTCGATTCGCACTCCGCTCCCCATTGCGGTGCGCAGTCTTGAGCTCAGTGACATCAAACTGGACATCCTTGGCAACCAGATCGATTGGCGAGCGTTTCGCTCTGGTCTTTTCATGCGCGGCGATCATCTGACCATCACGCCAACGCGATTCAATGATGTCAATGTCACGCTCGCTGAAAGTGCGCCATCTTCAGTCAACCCACCTTCGATGGAACCTAAACAAGATATCGTTCTGCCCGAGGTATGGTTCCCACTCACGATTGAGCTGCAACGTTTTGATCTCAATCGCTTTACTTTGCATCAAGCAACACCGGTTGAGATTGTGCATCTTGCTCTTGAACTCAAAGCGGCCCAGCACCAAGTGCAAGTTAGCACGCTAGAACTGGAGATGCCGCAAGTGAGCGCTTTGCTCTCTGCGCAAACGGAACTTCGCGGCGACTATCCGCTAGAACTCACGCTCAAAGCAGAGCTAAAAGAGAGCGAACTGAAAGGGCAGGTGATCAATCTCTCAGCCAGCCAAAGCGTGGCGGATCTCGCCGTGCAAAGTGATCTCTCTGGGCCAGTGCAAGCGCAGATCGAAGCCGAGTTACAACCGCTGAAAGCGCAGTTGCCCTTCAAGGTCGATTTGCAACAGCTCAAAAGCCAATGGCCCTTGAGTGGCCAAAGTGAATACCAAGTGAAGGTGGCGAGTTTGCGCGCGAACGGCTCCTTGGATGGTTATCAACTGGCACTGCAAACCCACTTTGAAGGAGAAGCGATTCCGCCACTGGATGTCGATCTCTCGGGTGAAGGCTCTCTGCAGCACATTAAGCTAGATAAGCTGATCTTAGCCACCTTAGGCGGGCAAGTGAGCGGTCAGGTGAGGGCAGACTGGCGTGATATGGTGAGCTGGCAGGCCGATTTAGCACTGCAAGACATTCAACCCGGGCAACAGTGGCCGCAAGCACAAGGCCACATCAGTGGTAAGCTCTCGACCTCTGGCTCTTTGACCGAACAGGGCGGCTGGCAAGTGGCGCTGCCGCTTTTAGATATTGATGGTGTGCTGCGTGATTACCCGCTCAATATCGAAGGGGATCTGCGTATCGCCGATCGCCAAGGCAATGGCGATCTCAACGTCGACACGGCCGGATTAACCCTGTCGCATGGTCCAAACGGGCTCACCGCCAAAGGCAAGCTGGATAAACATTGGTTGATGGACGTGCAGGTTAATTTCCCCGATTTGAGCAAAACCCTGCCGGATCTTGCTGGGCGCGTGCAAGGTGACATTGCGCTGCGTGGCGAACTGCAGCAGCCCGATGTGCGTTTGGCACTGCTGGCCCAGGCGCTGAAATGGCAGCAAGAGGCGAGTATTGAGCAGCTTTCGCTGCGTGGAACGCTGACGCCGCTGCCGACGGCACAAGCGGATTTACGTTTGCAGGCGCGCGCGCTGCGCTATGAAGAAAACCAGCTGGATTCGGTTGATCTCAGCCTCACTGGCAGTGAGCAGCAACATCAGTTGACGATCGATGTGCTCTCGACACTTTTCTCCACCAGCCTCGCTATTGATGGCCAATTGAGTCGCGACAAAGAGAGAGTCTGGTCTGGTGCGCTGCAACGGATGCAAGCCACCAGCGAGCAGGGAACTTGGACTCTGGCCAATGCCGCCAAGCTCGCCGCTAATCTGGATAAGCAGCAGTTTGATGTGGCCGCGCACTGCTGGCAGCAACAGCAATCGAGTGTGTGTCTGAGCCATGACATCCGCGTTGGCGAGCAAGGTGAGGCGGAAATCGCGATAAGCCAGTTCGACTTTGCGCAAATCGGCATGTTCCTGCCCAAAGAGAGCAAACTACGCGGCCAATTAGACGCGACGCTTTGGGCTAATTGGGCGGCGAAACGCGCGCCGCATGTCAAAGTGGCGCTGACGATGCCGGCAGGAGAGCTCGAACAGAGCCTAGACGAAACCCTGACCTTAGGTTGGGACAGCCTGATGCTTAACGCCGAGTTGCAAGACGATGCACTTCGCGCCGATTGGCAGCTCAACATTCGCGACAACGGCGATGTGAGCGGTCAACTAAAGGTAGACAATGTGCAGGCCAAAGAGCCGCAGTTGGATGGGACCTTAGCGCTTGGGCAGTTCAACCTCGATTTTCTCGCCCCATTAATTGGCGAATACAGTTCTGTGCAAGCGCTGATCTCTTCGCAGCTGGCTATCCGCGGTTCGGCGTATCATCCACAAGTGTTTGGTCAAGTGCTGGTGGAAGAGATTCGAGTGCATGGCGATATCAGCCCCGTAGACGTGCAGCAAGGGCGGGTTCAGGTGCAGTTCAATGGCTATGATGCCGCGCTTAATGCTGGCATTGTCACCCCAGATGGTGAGCTAAAAGTGGACGGTACGGCCAATTGGCAGGACTTGGCCAATTGGCATAGCCAGATGCGCGTTTTTGCCGATGAGCTGCAAGTGACCATGCCACCAATGGTCAACATTAAACTGGTGCCGGACATGACCATCGAGGTCAATCCTGGGCTGGCGAAAATCTCCGGAGATCTTGCTCTGCCGTGGGGACGGATTGTGGTGGAAGAGCTGCCGCCAAGTGCCGTGAGTATCTCCAAGGATCAGGTGCTGCTCAATGACGAGTTGCAACCAGTGGAAAGTAGCACGCCGATGCCAATGAATATCGAAACTGACATCAATATTCGCATTGGTGATGACTTTAAGCTGGCGGCTTTCGGCTTAGAGGGCGGTTTGCAAGGGCGCTTGAATGTGACGCAAAAAGACAAAGGGCCGTTTATTTTGGGAGAAGTGAACATTGTTAACGGAACCTATCGCTCTTTCGGTCAGGATCTGCAGATCCAAGAAGGCAAGGTGCTGATGAATGGTCCGGTGGATCAGCCGTATGTGGCGATCAAAGCGATCCGTAACCCGAACAATACCCAAGATAACGTGATTGCGGGAGTAAAAGTCACCGGGCCGGCCAGCGAACCGATCATTACCATTTTCTCTGAGCCTGCACTTCCTCAGGCCAACGCGCTCTCTTATCTGTTGCGCGGACAAAACATCGACGCCGAATCAGGTGGGGGGAATGCGATGACCACGGCTTTGATCGGGCTGAGCCTAGCCAAAAGCGGCAAAGTGGTGGGCGAGATTGGCGCCGCGTTTGGCGTGCAGGATCTGCAACTGGATACCACTGGTGCGGGTGATGAGTCGCAAGTGACGGTCAGCGGCTACATCATGCCCGGTTTACAAGTGAAGTATGGCGTGGGCATTTTCAAGCCGTTGGGTGAGTTTACTGTGCGCTACCGTTTGATGAAAGATCTCTACCTCGAAGGGGTGTCAGGGGTCGAAAGTGCGGTGGATTTGATCTACCAATTTGAATTTGATTAA
- a CDS encoding YtfJ family protein produces the protein MKPKTLLTLALFSASFGAAAHNLSLGSPVPAVNVDAYGEIVLQGKGTAFQPWASQQMLGKVRVIQAIAGRSSSKEMNAPLMQAITAAQFPAEQYQTTTIINQDDAIWGTGSFVKSSAQDSKVEFPWSSMVLDENGVVAKNWALKEESSAIIVQDKQGKVLFVKEGALSDSEVAQVIALVKANI, from the coding sequence ATGAAACCAAAGACTCTCCTCACTCTTGCGCTGTTTAGCGCCTCATTCGGCGCGGCAGCGCACAACCTTTCACTCGGCAGCCCAGTGCCTGCGGTCAATGTTGATGCGTATGGCGAAATCGTTCTGCAAGGCAAAGGCACCGCGTTTCAGCCTTGGGCATCTCAGCAGATGCTTGGCAAAGTCCGCGTGATCCAAGCCATCGCTGGCCGCAGCAGCTCAAAAGAGATGAACGCCCCTCTAATGCAAGCGATCACCGCAGCTCAGTTTCCAGCAGAGCAGTACCAAACCACCACCATCATCAATCAAGACGATGCGATTTGGGGAACAGGCTCGTTTGTCAAATCCTCAGCCCAAGACAGCAAAGTGGAGTTCCCTTGGTCTTCTATGGTGCTGGATGAAAATGGTGTGGTCGCCAAAAATTGGGCGCTAAAAGAAGAAAGCTCCGCCATCATAGTGCAAGACAAGCAAGGCAAAGTGTTGTTTGTCAAAGAAGGTGCGCTTTCTGACAGCGAGGTTGCTCAAGTGATCGCATTAGTCAAAGCGAATATCTAA
- a CDS encoding DUF3299 domain-containing protein → MKSKVILLLSLIFTPWFPALAASQDVMTLDWLDLVPEQERKLFDSVGMPAADHSGNAVNQTKLGGVRPELNGSKVKIPGFVIPLEGDANKVTEFLLVPYFGACIHVPPPPPNQIIYVKFPKGAPVQELWDVIYVVGTLKTETVSHELAETAYVIQGDAIEAYDDM, encoded by the coding sequence ATGAAAAGCAAAGTTATCTTGCTATTAAGCTTAATTTTCACGCCTTGGTTTCCCGCCTTGGCAGCCAGCCAGGATGTGATGACGCTGGATTGGCTCGATCTGGTGCCCGAGCAAGAAAGAAAACTCTTCGATAGCGTCGGCATGCCCGCCGCCGATCATTCCGGTAACGCGGTAAACCAAACCAAATTGGGTGGCGTTCGCCCAGAGCTCAATGGCAGCAAAGTGAAGATCCCCGGTTTTGTGATTCCGCTCGAGGGCGATGCCAATAAAGTGACCGAGTTTTTGTTGGTCCCCTACTTTGGCGCGTGTATCCATGTACCGCCACCGCCGCCAAACCAGATCATTTACGTTAAGTTCCCCAAAGGTGCGCCAGTCCAAGAGCTGTGGGATGTGATTTACGTGGTGGGAACACTGAAAACGGAGACCGTGAGTCACGAGTTGGCAGAAACGGCCTACGTCATCCAAGGGGATGCGATTGAAGCTTACGATGACATGTAA
- the msrA gene encoding peptide-methionine (S)-S-oxide reductase MsrA — MLNKQIMVSQESALPGRATPLRVETQHFINHSDITAAVVGTQQEILLGMGCFWGAERLFWQLDGVVSTSVGYSGGFTPNPTYEEVCSGQTGHTEVVRVVFESQQISLSQLLEKFWERHDPTQGMRQGNDLGTQYRSVIYTYGDEQLAIATASKEAYQRALSDSQRSTITTEIAPAGEYYFAETYHQQYLAKNPDGYCGLGGTGVCFPPQA, encoded by the coding sequence ATGCTTAACAAACAAATCATGGTCAGCCAAGAGAGTGCGCTGCCCGGTCGCGCAACACCGCTTCGCGTTGAAACACAGCATTTCATCAACCACAGCGATATCACCGCAGCTGTGGTCGGTACTCAGCAAGAGATCTTGCTGGGTATGGGCTGCTTCTGGGGCGCTGAACGCCTGTTTTGGCAATTGGATGGTGTGGTGTCGACTTCGGTCGGTTACAGCGGTGGCTTTACGCCAAACCCAACCTATGAAGAGGTGTGTAGTGGGCAAACGGGCCACACCGAGGTGGTGCGCGTAGTGTTCGAGTCGCAGCAGATTTCGTTGTCACAGTTGTTGGAGAAATTTTGGGAACGGCATGATCCCACTCAGGGAATGCGACAAGGCAATGATCTTGGCACCCAATACCGCTCGGTGATTTACACCTACGGCGATGAGCAACTGGCCATCGCCACTGCATCAAAAGAAGCGTATCAACGCGCGCTCAGCGACAGCCAGCGCAGCACAATCACCACCGAAATCGCTCCGGCAGGAGAGTACTACTTCGCTGAAACGTATCATCAGCAATATTTAGCGAAAAACCCGGACGGTTACTGCGGTCTCGGCGGTACTGGGGTCTGCTTCCCACCACAAGCCTGA